In the genome of Cryptomeria japonica unplaced genomic scaffold, Sugi_1.0 HiC_scaffold_1850, whole genome shotgun sequence, the window GTGTTAAAATGGGAGGTTTTGAACAGAGatgaacatccatcaaagcattacAGAAGAGGGATTTTTGCCAGATTGTATAGTTTAAATGCTCTTCTAGATATGCATGGAAAATGTGGAACTATAGACAAGGCAGTTATTGCCTCGAACATATGTCATCTCATGgcatgccatgattgcaggatatgcaaaatgtggaagaatagacaagacatttgaactgtttgacataatgcctcgaACAGATGTCATCTCATGCCATGATTGCAAGATATCCAAAATGTGGAAGAATAGACGAGGAATATGAACCCTTTGACAGAATGTGTGAAAGAAATTTGTTCTGATGTAATGTCCTCATTGCAGGATATTCACAAAATGCATTTGTtgaaaatgctttagaaactttGAAGCAAATGCGATTGGAAGGTGTAGTGTTACACTCTGCAACGTTTGGCAGCATCATCCCAACTTGTGCAAAACGGGAGCATTGGAACAGGGTATTGACATTCATCACAGCATAAAGGATAgcggaattttgtcaaatgttatAGTCACTAACACTGTGATAGCGGGTTTTCTCAGACTTTCATATGGAGTGTTTGCTTGTATTCATTTTTTTCTAAAAGAAGGAACTGGATGCCCTTTTTGGACTCTGCTAAAACTATTGCTCTGGCTCTgcatttaccgatcaaaaaaaaaacacTGTGGTAGACGTACGCAAAATTTGGAAGCACAGACAAGGCAAGTGAACCGTTTGACAAAAtactcaaagaaatgtggtctcatgaaatgaCCATGATTACAGCACACCCATAAAGTGGATTTGTTGGCTGGGCTTTAGAAACTTTCGAGCAAATAAAATTGACAGTTGTAATGTGACGATCCTCCTCGACTGTGTTAAAATGGGAGTTTTTGAACAGAGatgaacatccatcaaagcattatAGATGAGGGATTTTTGCCAGATTGTATAGTTTAAATGCTCTGCTAGATATGTATGGAAAATGTGGAActatagacaaggcacgtgaactatttgacaaaatgcctcatataaatgtggtctcatggaatgcaatgattgcagcgTACTGTAACATATCCTGGCATTTCCAgaaacatagtaacatgatttctTCCGTGGTTGCCAATGACAAGAATAAAAGAAAGGTTTTTGATATTTCAGAGGTGAGTCCCGTGGAGAAAGTGAAGGGTTTTGCCCTTAAAAACAACAGCTTCTCAGATGTTGTTACTAAGCACCAGCTGGTTAAACCTGGCTCCTCTTTAAAACAATATAGGTTGGCCCGCGTGGACCAGCCTCCGCCTCCTCTGCAGAATTCACTGGTAAGGTTAAGCTTCAAACCCCCTTGATCGAGCCTTAGCTGCTTTTTTCCTGTGGCTTAGCTTGTTATCTAGTGGCCTTTCTTGTTTCTTTGCTACTTTTTTAATCTTGTTCTGAGTTTTGTTTCATGTGGTTGTATCTTCTTGCTGATACCTAGTGGCCTTTCTTGTTTCtttgatagttttttttttaatatgtaattTTCTGAATTGTATATAGGTTTTGTGTCatgtatattttgatatttttaatgttgTTTCACATATTTTTGTTTGACGACAACATTCTAATAGATTTGTGAATTTAtaaacatttaaaattataaagatTATGTAAagtaaaattataattaaatttatgttgtaattaatgATTATACATGATCTTTGAAAAATTCATATTGGATATTTATAGATTGATGTTGGAAAGAAGAGAATAACATTTGTTTATGTGAAAAAAAAGGTGACAATTTATATTGTATTCTAATTGCACATTCATGATATTACAAAATTGTATATCGTCTTTTATAAGTTGAAAGTTTGCAGGTGGTTAGGAAAGAGCCAAATAGAATacttcataaaaaaaattgaataaaaataatgtttaaaacaaaagaaactcaaaacaacaaTAAGAACCTTAAAGGCTCAAGCAATagaaatttaaaagcaaaattctAATTATGTTCATAATAtgattaaaattaactatttatttACTTATGACAAATGTAACAGCCGGACTTAACTAGCACACACTATGCATTGACAATGTAGTGTGTGTCGGCCCACAGTTGTCTTAATTTGAAAGTTGCCCTTTTGCATTTATTTTGCATTAACAAGAAGTGACATCAAGAAAAAAACAAACATTAAAATTTCAAGATTGTCATGTTTGTTATTAATTCTAGTTTTTAATTAAGATTTTAGGATTTATTACAATGAATATGAATGAAATTTAAATGATGTTGTCATGTGCTTAATGCATTTCTCAATTAAACAGCCTTCATTCatatttgaataattattttttcAATATGTATAATCTATATTAGACTATATTTAATAGTGTAGAAATTGTATATTAAGTAAttaatttgttatttattttatattgacttatgatgattattatctttTTATGGAGTTTCAAATTTTAAATCAAATATATTACTTTGTAaagatttctttaaatttttttggcTACAAAATTGATTTTAGATCCAATTTGAAACTATTAACCTATCATCTTAAAACTATTCAACCctctcaaaaaaaaattaaacattgtctaaaaatttatataaaaattacTATGAAAATCATCCTAGAACTTTACAACCATCTCAAAAATTCTTATATATTGCTTATATTTAatcaatatttattaaaaaataaaacttcCAATGTTAAAAAATAGTATGTATAATTACAGCATGATAATAATCCTTTGGAAATATAAAACTTTTAATGTTATTACAGCGTGGTGATAATCCTTTGGAAATATATCACTGTTCATGTAATTATGTATCTGTATATAAGAATACCTCTGCTTTGCGTAGTATATCGCCTAGTTAAGGAGAGCACAAACAGTGAATTTTATTCACTTGATAACGCTATAAAGGTATCCTCAAAACTTCGTTTTCCTATTAACTGGAAGCAAAATATTCTAATAATAAGTAGCGTCTGACGTCCATTCTATTGATCAATCATGATGTACATTTGACCGTAATTCAAGATCAGAACACCAGAAACACTATAAATTATTCAGTATCAATGTCACTGCAGTAAAAAACAGAGGGTTTGGGGGACGGTATTTCAATGGCTGAAAATCCTCTACACCGTCCCTCCATGTTGGCAATACAGACTCCCGCCATGACCTTGAGAAGTTTGCTTTGCTGCATTTTTGGTTGAGCTACAAAATCATCTACTGCCATCCACTGAACAAAACAAATTTTGACGTCACTTATGTGATATTGAAAATTATCCAGCATTAAAAGTACCACCTAATGATCGAATACATACCTTTGTTGCTGAAATTTCAGTATCTTGTATAACAATGTCAAAAAACATTGGTTTCAACATGCACACGAAAAGTAGATCAGATTTTTCGAAAGGGGCATTGTGACCATCTCTGTAGTTCATGCACCGAAAACAATTAGAAAGATAAAAATTAATCTATCAAACATACCCATCTTCGTAGAAATTATGAAACAATGTTACAAAACAGTAAGGCTATTTTATTGTAAATGTTTTCTTTACCTGAACCCGACCACTTGTCTAAATTCTGTAGCAATCTGTGagaattcaagaaaatttttaattataatattataaagtgAAAAATCACAATTCGGAGGAAAAAGATCAGACAAGTGATATTTTACCCCAGTTTCTTCTCTGACTTCTCTTACAGCCCCTTCTTTAATGCCTTCCCCCTGTGAAGCAGAAGTTGGGCATAAATACATAGGTGATTTCTTGCAATAATAACCTCATAATACTGTAGGCttgataaatttatatataaatctGATACCTGTTTGATCCTTCCTGTTGGCATTTTCCACAGTCCTGAATCTTTGAAAGGTCCACACTTCTCCTGAACTACCAGAACCTGCATCGACATTGCCATGATAAATTATGTATAGAATTTATCAATTCAAGTTAATGGTTGAACAGCAGTATGTTGACCGCAATTAAACAGGTGTACAAGATTTTCTATACACGACTATGTGACAGAGATAAGGCTTTCACAAGCATCTTGAGTTAGATTTTTAAGCTTTGTTGGATTTGATCGTTCTTCAAAATATAGGTAGCCAATATGCtaattcctatttttccatcagCACAATTGTAAGGAAAGTAATCCCACTTCACACACAATCACTTGAAACAGTGAATATTTCTTCACAATGACATTTTGGTCTGATTAATAGTGCAGTTACATGCATGGTTACCTCTCCCTTGGTGTTGTATACGAAAGCTGCAATTCCGACTTGATGTGAAGCATTATCAGGGATACTACAAGGAGTTTTAGGGATCCAAAGCACTAAAATCACATATGATTGTTCTGCATGGTGATACCAAAATCCTTCCTGCAACTCACCGCAAAGTATACAAATTGTATTATAGCATATGCCTAGGACTCCATATTATATACAAAAATACTACATGACGTTAATTTCACAACAAATGTTTCTGCAATATAAAAATAAATGGTGGTAGCGAATTTCTCAAAAACCTGACCTCAATCGCAACCGGAACTAGTTTGGCCTGTTCCTTGGCTACCTTAATCCACACCCCGTTCATCCCCTTCACAGCCAACAAGCATGATTTGAagctatttttcattttcttttatattGATTGACGAATTTATATGTCGTGTTAAGAAAACACTCACCTGGCGTGCCCATTGGGTAAGTGATGCTTGAGTGAAGATGTGAAACGAGGAACATCGTTGTGCATATTTTCTAGGTCAACTTCCACCCCATCATATCTGTCTTCCCGGGCTTTCAGCAGttcatttatttcttttgtagACAAATCATTTAAGACTGTTTCAAGGTCGTTAATGGCATTGTCATTGGTAGAGGAATCTCCGCTAGTTGGGTATGACATTGTGTCGTGGAACTAAGCAGTAACCTGCCAAAACAAGAGGTTCAATAGAAACCTAGCCAAACAGTATTGA includes:
- the LOC131053223 gene encoding nudix hydrolase 2-like isoform X1, whose product is MKNSFKSCLLAVKGMNGVWIKVAKEQAKLVPVAIEEGFWYHHAEQSYVILVLWIPKTPCSIPDNASHQVGIAAFVYNTKGEVLVVQEKCGPFKDSGLWKMPTGRIKQGEGIKEGAVREVREETGIATEFRQVVGFRDGHNAPFEKSDLLFVCMLKPMFFDIVIQDTEISATKWMAVDDFVAQPKMQQSKLLKVMAGVCIANMEGRCRGFSAIEIPSPKPSVFYCSDIDTE
- the LOC131053223 gene encoding nudix hydrolase 2-like isoform X2; its protein translation is MNGVWIKVAKEQAKLVPVAIEEGFWYHHAEQSYVILVLWIPKTPCSIPDNASHQVGIAAFVYNTKGEVLVVQEKCGPFKDSGLWKMPTGRIKQGEGIKEGAVREVREETGIATEFRQVVGFRDGHNAPFEKSDLLFVCMLKPMFFDIVIQDTEISATKWMAVDDFVAQPKMQQSKLLKVMAGVCIANMEGRCRGFSAIEIPSPKPSVFYCSDIDTE